The following are encoded together in the Anopheles nili chromosome 3, idAnoNiliSN_F5_01, whole genome shotgun sequence genome:
- the LOC128724017 gene encoding protein brambleberry-like produces the protein MCLFLLLIGVAFKPISASFFEYIWPVDEDGESSTAVDTFPAVPYELSEGDENFIREASKWIGMNLSKLDLCHHRIILKLKKSCNDLNAEQMGKLSVMLLNCQSDSEGRPLFACTDEMPLRRCTERMDPDTWNAYHLITNRAKAVCASVRHEQFRGLTELTVNKLMSTAHEQVRMMDELAGNQQKLQSITKQAVDEMVGNNERIMNQQGDIMKLSEVHRAKVESNFRDLIREKGLIKAGQQEVASLLTDLRNRIDDSMRQLELQSKRSKLNHDSLLTDLERLQDNAAEIAAKIDETGLHFAEHHRVAEEQYRYTLEQLQRINTTVSNLLESLGTLQQDFNRHLSWLVEKIGGSENILQKLNVILLHFSYLLVGMICLAFVGADKFLRVVFIAAVPGNLIGGLLNLFDPDILRLSAGLAAIIAIDLVTRLSMKCVALRAATAEDSGQTGHGRTGISRPVSGQAPRSTDNSDEDDDQGSDRVHDTIRATPRLRESESRERSTSSTAFDSFRRSVSRLGDDLRRRHGNTSEDAQRQHCSARTLRGDRCRGFALAGTEFCRLHEPRGL, from the exons atgtgtttgtttcttttgctgatCGGTGTGGCGTTCAAACCTATATCAGCATCTTTTTTCGAATACATATGGCCAGTGGATGAGGACG GCGAGTCTTCAACGGCAGTTGATACCTTTCCTGCTGTACCGTACGAGCTGTCCGAGGGCGATGAGAATTTCATCCGCGAAGCATCCAAATGGATCGGTATGAATCTTTCTAAACTGGACCTTTGCCATCATCGCATCATTCTGAAGTTGAAAAAGTCCTGCAACGATCTGAACGCAGAGCAAATGGGCAAACTGTCCGTGATGTTGCTCAACTGTCAGTCGGATTCCGAGGGCCGCCCACTGTTTGCGTGTACCGACGAAATGCCGCTTCGTCGTTGTACCGAGAGAATGGATCCGGATACGTGGAACGCTTATCATCTGATTACGAATCGTGCAAAGGCGGTGTGCGCCAGCGTGCGGCATGAGCAATTCCGGGGCCTTACCGAGCTGACAGTAAATAAACTCATGAGTACAGCGCACGAGCAGGTCCGGATGATGGATGAGTTGGCTGGGAACCAACAGAAGCTCCAGAGCATCACAAAACAAGCGGTCGACGAGATGGTGGGCAACAACGAGCGCATCATGAACCAGCAGGGAGACATCATGAAACTTTCTGAAGTGCACCGCGCGAAGGTGGAGTCAAACTTTCGGGATTTGATTCGCGAAAAAGGCCTTATTAAGGCAGGACAGCAAGAGGTCGCGTCGTTGTTAACCGATTTGCGTAATCGCATTGACGACAGCATGCGCCAGCTCGAGCTACAGTCGAAGCGCAGCAAGTTGAACCACGATTCGCTGCTGACCGATCTGGAGCGTTTGCAGGATAATGCGGCGGAAATTGCGGCCAAGATAGATGAAACCGGGCTGCACTTTGCAGAGCATCACCGCGTAGCTGAGGAACAGTACCGGTACACGCTGGAGCAGCTGCAGCGAATTAATACGACTGTCTCAAACCTGCTCGAATCGCTTGGCACGCTTCAGCAGGATTTCAATCGTCATTTGTCCTGGCTGGTAGAGAAGATTGGAGGTAGCGAGAATATATTGCAAAAGCTTAATGTTATTCTGCTGCATTTTAGCTATCTACTGGTGGGAATGATTTGTCTCGCTTTTGTCGGCGCGGATAAATTCCTGCGAGTTGTGTTCATAGCTGCCGTTCCTGGAAATCTCATAGGCGGGTTACTGAATCTTTTCGATCCGGACATATTGCGGCTTTCAGCGGGATTAGCAGCTATAATAGCGATAGATTTGGTAACTCGTTTGAGTATGAAGTGTGTCGCGTTGCGAGCTGCGACGGCAGAAGATTCGGGACAAACAGGACACGGTCGTACGGGTATCAGTAGGCCCGTTAGCGGCCAAGCTCCACGTTCTACAGATAATagtgatgaagatgatgatcaAGGTAGTGACCGAGTACATGATACTATTCGAGCCACCCCACGCCTTCGGGAAAGTGAATCTCGAGAACGATCGACCAGTTCTACGGCGTTCGATTCATTTCGGCGAAGCGTTTCGCGGTTAGGTGATGACCTCCGGAGACGTCATGGGAACACCTCGGAAGATGCACAACGCCAGCACTGCTCTGCCAGAACCCTGCGTGGTGACCGATGCAGGGGATTCGCTCTAGCTGGAACCGAATTTTGCCGATTGCACGAACCGAGAGGGTTGTAA